The following proteins are encoded in a genomic region of Rissa tridactyla isolate bRisTri1 chromosome 5, bRisTri1.patW.cur.20221130, whole genome shotgun sequence:
- the N4BP2 gene encoding NEDD4-binding protein 2 isoform X1, which yields MPRRRKTGGSPSRKNGNSDRTAFGVSQGDPGHSVSQAVHSVNKEELFNSMSEMFSDLDPSVVYMVLSECDFKVENAMDYLLELSTHAKGVASSKTLGFDSVASSLALVNQQRSVANERMGESTAEQSNSEEEKEKVLSPDVQLTEELDSLIENAIQRYSSSDELPNSANDQIVHEHSVEHDGFNEFPEWEKSDSACDVLLLPQQTGMSNEFLENFCCPQPPVSQLSIQTSSPAAPDTFAQILEESDLSEIHVQHDVASEVCKQWNGEVSCGNSEQTQDTVLDQKSLAAASGESSQRPLELGVAVTGNPNSGCLEQHEVVVTAFNSHQSICLPEAYVSLETSSLKTPKPADFQQTQQGYDLNCSTSSCQPQQHWNLMAPVFYPSSGSHSFLTPVVVSPGQWRPVSDYRTLEKGLFFSSPVVSNAWDSNPSLKVWGNQDRNSKLNLSQAQQPPVCHMMRKKMQLIGQVLVLLRGVPGSGKSYLARILLEDNPGGIILSTDEYFYKHGQYHYDPDCLGEAHDWNRKRAKEAFEMRISPIIIDNTNIQAWEMKPYVTLAQQFKYKVIFREPDTWWKFKPKELERRNIHGVSKEKIKRMLERYERCLTVSSILDSSVPDKSEAAGWSEDPCQKESHRKREAYSDVKEEKPFASDVKPLELAEDDKTFPNTSLPLESNCDPEHFQKEEKEMENNSVEHNSENSTVQDDLDVYLSGCVEKELPLEKKEENGEKTEKNTETEVEEVAVTTTEETVYLHTGGVEEHSDNDILKVQTEVEQSGEICMEPKSTLSSNIVEPSSSAFDAPGKPEPLNFLGDWPVEQTMGQRVKRSRRLEKSSLKSDKEVKTPGQQHPGLGKEQAGLPGTCNVEKGHEEENLASSCSSLSSDKVTPELQMIGHWPVSGSLEQRQQRSRRMRKASPNPSDEGRNTESDTNRNALETVDVLRGTPVNAAEQPDTKSLHTHQPEPVASETVGEKKTQQNKRMRKHHKLALTFTNNNFPHPKEEEHLPMLNAAEEKYDACSCRQKSSHSQTESQDFALLWRLEKKMLFPETAKVLHGRLDGFKPKDVDNASDSQEKIPYRVMYDKSTFVEESELINIDESEKLNMLCKLFESVSFEALKDLYERCNKDIDWATGLLLDSDEKLCKDVDTESFQVREAEPVVADLDFKASINYSENLKDCEQMPQVTGACDISEPSEDKNSSLSVAESRATKATVTDADVSDSLTATSLNDSADLKNSGDAAPSSDAGSIEPSISGKQKVESESPVEENINKPSVSQLDAGLCIPMTLPHGPNTTSTNLEIELNSKSDSNLSESNAENSKLTTSLLEMDHAPLMGTRSDKELETDKETQGSSREIRGKEEIETLSGDENKAKIQNLLPASSAAFNIDCLELTLPPELALQLKEIFGPVGIDAGSLTVEDCVVHIDLNLARVIHEKWKESILKRQRRDESCKLFAEGPTVIQQIDTDDSEMLLSQNADSKIQKKKMGWVSGSSNDIQTKKPATSDVFPFMDHWNAQIQKVSLRQIISEEIAMQEKQDLNRVPSMARKDCAAKLKEKQLFEMFPTINQNFLMDVFRDNNYSLEQTEQFLNCVLEADPVKTVIAQESVQQNETVSSYSAAKNRDKKAKKSKEDDDPLSEVFQEFEYPQYDDLRAEAFCHQQKRQECLKKAGEAYRMGMKPVAAFYAHQGRLHEQKMKEANHAAAVQIFEKVNTSLLPMNVLDLHGLHVDEAVNHLSRVLQEKSEEYQQTGGKPYLCVITGRGSHSQGGVARIRPAAIRYLTSHNFRFTEVKPGCLRVMLS from the exons TAGAAAATGCTATGGATTATCTGCTAGAGCTGTCCACCCATGCCAAAGGAGTAGCATCTTCAAAAACCTTGGGTTTTGATTCAGTGGCATCATCACTAGCTCTTGTTAATCAGCAAAGATCTGTTGCAAATGAAAGAATGGGGGAAAGTACTGCAGAACAAAGTaattctgaagaagaaaaagaaaaggtactaTCACCTGATGTGCAGCTGACTGAAGAACTGGATTCCTTAATAGAAAACGCCATTCAGAGATACAGCTCAAGTGATGAATTGCCTAATTCTGCAAATGACCAAATAGTACATGAGCACTCTGTGGAACACGATGGTTTTAATGAATTCCCTGAGTGGGAAAAGTCTGATTCAGCTTGCGATGTCCTACTTCTTCCGCAGCAAACAGGGATGAGTAATGAGTTTTTAGAAAACTTCTGCTGTCCTCAGCCACCAGTGAGTCAGCTGAGCATCCAGACAAGCTCACCAGCTGCACCAGACACTTTTGCACAGATATTGGAAGAGTCTGATTTGTCAGAAATACATGTTCAGCATGATGTAGCTTCAGAAGTCTGTAAACAATGGAATGGAGAAGTATCATGTGGAAATTCTGAACAGACACAAGATACTGTTTTGGATCAAAAAAGTCTAGCTGCTGCTTCTGGTGAATCCTCTCAAAGACCTCTGGAACTTGGAGTAGCTGTCACTGGAAATCCTAATTCAGGGTGCCTGGAACAGCATGAAGTGGTAGTGACTGCCTTTAACAGCCACCAGAGCATTTGTCTTCCTGAGGCATATGTCTCACTTGAAACATCCAGTTTGAAAACACCAAAACCTGCAGATTTTCAGCAAACTCAGCAGGGTTATGACTTAAATTGTTCTACATCGTCCTGTCAACCTCAACAACACTGGAATCTCATGGCTCCCGTGTTTTATCCATCCAGTGGAAGTCACAGCTTTCTAACTCCCGTGGTTGTTAGTCCAGGGCAGTGGAGACCTGTTTCAGACTATAGGACTTtggaaaaaggactttttttttcctctccagtggTTTCAAATGCCTGGGATAGCAACCCTTCTCTGAAGGTATGGGGAAATCAAGATAGAAACTCAAAATTGAACCTCTCGCAAGCACAGCAGCCACCTGTTTGTCACATGATGAGAAAAAAGATGCAACTTATAGGTCAAGTACTTGTTCTTCTCAGAGGTGTTCCAGGATCAGGAAAATCATATTTGGCAAG GATTTTGCTTGAGGATAACCCGGGTGGAATCATTCTTAGTACTGATGAATACTTTTATAAACATGGACAATACCATTATGATCCCGATTGCTTAGGGGAAGCACATGACTGGAACAGGAAACGAG CCAAAGAAGCATTTGAAATGAGAATCTCTCCTATAATAATAGACAACACAAACATACAAGCATGGGAGATGAAGCCTTATGTTACTTTG GCTCAGCAGTTCAAATACAAAGTCATATTCCGAGAACCAGACACTTGGTGGAAGTTTAAACCAAAAGAACTTGAAAG gcGAAACATTCATGGTGTATCTAAAGAAAAGATCAAAAGAATGTTGGAACGGTATGAACGCTGCCTTACTGTTAGTTCAATATTGGATTCTTCAGTCCCAGACAAATCAGAAGCTGCAGGCTGGAGTGAAGATCCTTGTCAGAAGGAAAGCCATAG AAAGAGAGAGGCATATTCTgatgtaaaggaagaaaaaccttTTGCTTCTGACGTGAAACCTCTTGAATTAGCTGAAGATGATAAAACTTTTCCCAATACTTCTCTACCATTAGAAAGTAACTGCGATCCtgaacattttcagaaagaggaaaaagaaatggaaaataactcAGTGGAACACAATTCCGAGAACAGCACTGTTCAAGATGACTTGGATGTTTATTTATCAGGTTGTGTAGAAAAAGAACTGCCcttggagaagaaagaagaaaatggagaaaaaacagaaaaaaatactgaaacagaaGTGGAAGAGGTTGCTGTGACCACGACTGAAGAAACTGTGTACTTGCATACAGGGGGAGTTGAGGAACACAGTGATAATGACATTCTCAAAGTTCAAACTGAAGTTGAACAATCTGGCGAAATATGTATGGAACCAAAATCAACACTGAGTAGTAACATAGTAGAACCAAGCAGTTCAGCTTTTGACGCACCAGGAAAACCAGAACCACTGAACTTTCTGGGTGACTGGCCTGTAGAACAAACAATGGGACAGCGAGTCAAAAGAAGTAGAAGACTAGAAAAATCTTCTCTGAAGAGCGATAAGGAAGTTAAAACTCCTGGTCAGCAGCACCCTGGGTTAGGTAAAGAGCAAGCGGGCCTGCCTGGGACCTGTAATGTTGAAAAAggacatgaggaagaaaatttAGCCTCTAGCTGTTCCTCTCTTAGTTCAGATAAAGTTACACCGGAATTGCAAATGATAGGACATTGGCCTGTCTCAGGCTCATTAGAGCAGAGACAGCAAAGGTCAAGGAGAATGAGAAAGGCAAGTCCAAATCCATCTGATGAAGGTAGAAATACCGAGAGTGACACTAATAGAAATGCTCTTGAGACCGTAGATGTGCTTCGTGGGACACCTGTGAACGCTGCAGAGCAACCAGATACAAAGAGTTTGCATACGCACCAACCTGAACCAGTAGCTAGCGAAACAGTaggtgagaaaaaaacccagcaaaataaGAGAATGAGGAAACATCACAAATTGGCCCTCACTTTTACAAACAACAATTTTCCCCATCCCAAAGAGGAGGAACATTTGCCTATGCTTAatgcagcagaagagaaatatgACGCGTGCTCATGTAGACAGAAAAGTAGCCATTCACAGACTGAATCACAGGACTTTGCTCTCTTGTGgagattagaaaagaaaatgctttttcccGAGACTGCCAAAGTGTTGCATGGCAGACTAGATGGCTTCAAACCCAAAGACGTAGACAATGCCTCAGATTCTCAGGAAAAAATACCCTATCGAGTTATGTATGATAAAAGTACGTTTGTGGAAGAAAGTGAACTTATCAATATTGATGAGTCTGAAAAGCTAAATATGCTGTGTAAGCTCTTTGAGTCTGTTTCATTTGAAGCTCTGAAAGATCTTTATGAAAGATGTAACAAAGACATAGACTGGGCCACAGGTCTGCTGTTAGACTCTGATGAAAAGTTATGCAAAGATGTTGATACTGAATCCTTTCAAGTAAGAGAAGCTGAGCCAGTTGTTGCAGACCTTGATTTCAAGGCAAGTATAAACTATAGTGAGAATCTCAAAGACTGCGAACAAATGCCACAAGTAACTGGGGCTTGTGATATCTCTGAGCCTTCAGAAGACAAGAACTCATCACTCAGTGTTGCAGAAAGTAGGGCTACCAAGGCAACTGTGACAGATGCTGATGTGTCTGACTCATTGACTGCTACCTCATTGAATGATTCAGCGGATTTGAAAAATTCTGGAGATGCAGCGCCTAGCAGTGATGCAGGTAGCATTGAGCCATCCATTTCAGGAAAGCAGAAGGTAGAGTCTGAGAGTCCTgttgaagaaaatataaataagccATCAGTTTCACAACTTGATGCAGGTTTATGTATACCCATGACTTTGCCTCATGGTCCTAACACAACATCTACCAATTTGGAAATTGAATTAAATAGCAAAAGTGACAGCAATCTTTCAGAAAGTAATGCAGAGAACTCCAAATTGACTACTTCATTACTGGAAATGGATCATGCACCTCTGATGGGTACTAGGAGCGATAAAGAACTGGAGACAGATAAAGAAACGCAGGGGAGTTCCAGGGAGATACGTGGTAAAGAAGAAATTGAAACTCTAAGCGGGGATGAAAATAAAGCCAAGATACAAAACCTTCTACCAGCATCAAGTGCAGCCTTCAATATAGATTGCCTAGAACTAACATTACCTCCTGAACTGGCACTCCAGTTGAAGGAAATATTTGGGCCTGTTGGCATTGATGCAG GATCACTAACTGTTGAGGACTGTGTGGTTCATATTGATCTGAATTTGGCAAGAGTGATtcatgaaaaatggaaagaatctATTCTG aagCGTCAGAGGAGAGATGAATCATGTAAGTTGTTTGCAGAAG GTCCTACTGTGATTCAACAGATAGATACAGATGATTCAGAAATGCTGTTATCTCAGAACGCAGAcagcaaaatacagaagaaaaaaatgggctGGGTTTCAGGCTCATCTAATGACATACAGACTAAAAAACCAGCAACATCCgatgtttttccttttatggATCACTGGAACGCTCAGATTCAGAAAGTTTCTCTCagacaaataatttctgaagaaaTAGCTATGCAGGAGAAACAGGACCTG AATCGTGTTCCTTCTATGGCTAGAAAAGACTGTGCCGCTAAACTAAAGGAGAAGCAACTTTTTGAGATGTTTCCAACTATTAATCAAAATTTCTTAATGGATGTCTTCAGGGACAACAA CTACTCTTTAGAACAaactgaacagtttctgaactgTGTTCTGGAGGCAGATCCTGTAAAAACAGTTATAGCTCAAGAAAGTGTTcagcaaaatgaaactgtttcctCTTACAGTGCTGCAAAGAACCGGGAtaagaag gcaaaaaaaagtaaggaagatGATGATCCTCTGAGTGAAGTATTTCAAGAATTTGAGTATCCACAATATGATGATTTAAGAGCAGAAGCTTTTTGTCACCAGCAGAAGAGACAGGAATGTTTGAAAAAGGCTGGGGAGGCCTATCGCATGGGTATGAAGCCTGTGGCAGCATTTTATGCACATCAG GGTCGTCTTCATGAGCAAAAGATGAAAGAAGCCAaccatgctgctgctgtgcaaATCTTTGAGAAAGTAAATACTTCCTTGCTGCCTATGAACGTGTTGGATCTGCATGGTCTCCATGTGGATGAAGCTGTGAATCACTTGTCCAGAGTCCTGCAGGAAAAAAGTGAAG AGTACCAGCAGACTGGTGGTAAACCATACCTCTGTGTTATCACGGGAAGAGGAAGCCATAGTCAGGGAGGAGTTGCTCGCATCAGACCAGCAGCTATCAGATACCTCACAAGCCACAACTTCAG GTTCACAGAAGTAAAACCAGGCTGCCTGAGAGTCATGCTGAGTTGA
- the N4BP2 gene encoding NEDD4-binding protein 2 isoform X3 yields MPRRRKTGGSPSRKNGNSDRTAFGVSQGDPGHSVSQAVHSVNKEELFNSMSEMFSDLDPSVVYMVLSECDFKVENAMDYLLELSTHAKGVASSKTLGFDSVASSLALVNQQRSVANERMGESTAEQSNSEEEKEKVLSPDVQLTEELDSLIENAIQRYSSSDELPNSANDQIVHEHSVEHDGFNEFPEWEKSDSACDVLLLPQQTGMSNEFLENFCCPQPPVSQLSIQTSSPAAPDTFAQILEESDLSEIHVQHDVASEVCKQWNGEVSCGNSEQTQDTVLDQKSLAAASGESSQRPLELGVAVTGNPNSGCLEQHEVVVTAFNSHQSICLPEAYVSLETSSLKTPKPADFQQTQQGYDLNCSTSSCQPQQHWNLMAPVFYPSSGSHSFLTPVVVSPGQWRPVSDYRTLEKGLFFSSPVVSNAWDSNPSLKVWGNQDRNSKLNLSQAQQPPVCHMMRKKMQLIGQVLVLLRGVPGSGKSYLARILLEDNPGGIILSTDEYFYKHGQYHYDPDCLGEAHDWNRKRAKEAFEMRISPIIIDNTNIQAWEMKPYVTLAQQFKYKVIFREPDTWWKFKPKELERRNIHGVSKEKIKRMLERYERCLTVSSILDSSVPDKSEAAGWSEDPCQKESHRKREAYSDVKEEKPFASDVKPLELAEDDKTFPNTSLPLESNCDPEHFQKEEKEMENNSVEHNSENSTVQDDLDVYLSGCVEKELPLEKKEENGEKTEKNTETEVEEVAVTTTEETVYLHTGGVEEHSDNDILKVQTEVEQSGEICMEPKSTLSSNIVEPSSSAFDAPGKPEPLNFLGDWPVEQTMGQRVKRSRRLEKSSLKSDKEVKTPGQQHPGLGKEQAGLPGTCNVEKGHEEENLASSCSSLSSDKVTPELQMIGHWPVSGSLEQRQQRSRRMRKASPNPSDEGRNTESDTNRNALETVDVLRGTPVNAAEQPDTKSLHTHQPEPVASETVGEKKTQQNKRMRKHHKLALTFTNNNFPHPKEEEHLPMLNAAEEKYDACSCRQKSSHSQTESQDFALLWRLEKKMLFPETAKVLHGRLDGFKPKDVDNASDSQEKIPYRVMYDKSTFVEESELINIDESEKLNMLCKLFESVSFEALKDLYERCNKDIDWATGLLLDSDEKLCKDVDTESFQVREAEPVVADLDFKASINYSENLKDCEQMPQVTGACDISEPSEDKNSSLSVAESRATKATVTDADVSDSLTATSLNDSADLKNSGDAAPSSDAGSIEPSISGKQKVESESPVEENINKPSVSQLDAGLCIPMTLPHGPNTTSTNLEIELNSKSDSNLSESNAENSKLTTSLLEMDHAPLMGTRSDKELETDKETQGSSREIRGKEEIETLSGDENKAKIQNLLPASSAAFNIDCLELTLPPELALQLKEIFGPVGIDAGSLTVEDCVVHIDLNLARVIHEKWKESILKRQRRDESCPTVIQQIDTDDSEMLLSQNADSKIQKKKMGWVSGSSNDIQTKKPATSDVFPFMDHWNAQIQKVSLRQIISEEIAMQEKQDLNRVPSMARKDCAAKLKEKQLFEMFPTINQNFLMDVFRDNNYSLEQTEQFLNCVLEADPVKTVIAQESVQQNETVSSYSAAKNRDKKAKKSKEDDDPLSEVFQEFEYPQYDDLRAEAFCHQQKRQECLKKAGEAYRMGMKPVAAFYAHQGRLHEQKMKEANHAAAVQIFEKVNTSLLPMNVLDLHGLHVDEAVNHLSRVLQEKSEEYQQTGGKPYLCVITGRGSHSQGGVARIRPAAIRYLTSHNFRFTEVKPGCLRVMLS; encoded by the exons TAGAAAATGCTATGGATTATCTGCTAGAGCTGTCCACCCATGCCAAAGGAGTAGCATCTTCAAAAACCTTGGGTTTTGATTCAGTGGCATCATCACTAGCTCTTGTTAATCAGCAAAGATCTGTTGCAAATGAAAGAATGGGGGAAAGTACTGCAGAACAAAGTaattctgaagaagaaaaagaaaaggtactaTCACCTGATGTGCAGCTGACTGAAGAACTGGATTCCTTAATAGAAAACGCCATTCAGAGATACAGCTCAAGTGATGAATTGCCTAATTCTGCAAATGACCAAATAGTACATGAGCACTCTGTGGAACACGATGGTTTTAATGAATTCCCTGAGTGGGAAAAGTCTGATTCAGCTTGCGATGTCCTACTTCTTCCGCAGCAAACAGGGATGAGTAATGAGTTTTTAGAAAACTTCTGCTGTCCTCAGCCACCAGTGAGTCAGCTGAGCATCCAGACAAGCTCACCAGCTGCACCAGACACTTTTGCACAGATATTGGAAGAGTCTGATTTGTCAGAAATACATGTTCAGCATGATGTAGCTTCAGAAGTCTGTAAACAATGGAATGGAGAAGTATCATGTGGAAATTCTGAACAGACACAAGATACTGTTTTGGATCAAAAAAGTCTAGCTGCTGCTTCTGGTGAATCCTCTCAAAGACCTCTGGAACTTGGAGTAGCTGTCACTGGAAATCCTAATTCAGGGTGCCTGGAACAGCATGAAGTGGTAGTGACTGCCTTTAACAGCCACCAGAGCATTTGTCTTCCTGAGGCATATGTCTCACTTGAAACATCCAGTTTGAAAACACCAAAACCTGCAGATTTTCAGCAAACTCAGCAGGGTTATGACTTAAATTGTTCTACATCGTCCTGTCAACCTCAACAACACTGGAATCTCATGGCTCCCGTGTTTTATCCATCCAGTGGAAGTCACAGCTTTCTAACTCCCGTGGTTGTTAGTCCAGGGCAGTGGAGACCTGTTTCAGACTATAGGACTTtggaaaaaggactttttttttcctctccagtggTTTCAAATGCCTGGGATAGCAACCCTTCTCTGAAGGTATGGGGAAATCAAGATAGAAACTCAAAATTGAACCTCTCGCAAGCACAGCAGCCACCTGTTTGTCACATGATGAGAAAAAAGATGCAACTTATAGGTCAAGTACTTGTTCTTCTCAGAGGTGTTCCAGGATCAGGAAAATCATATTTGGCAAG GATTTTGCTTGAGGATAACCCGGGTGGAATCATTCTTAGTACTGATGAATACTTTTATAAACATGGACAATACCATTATGATCCCGATTGCTTAGGGGAAGCACATGACTGGAACAGGAAACGAG CCAAAGAAGCATTTGAAATGAGAATCTCTCCTATAATAATAGACAACACAAACATACAAGCATGGGAGATGAAGCCTTATGTTACTTTG GCTCAGCAGTTCAAATACAAAGTCATATTCCGAGAACCAGACACTTGGTGGAAGTTTAAACCAAAAGAACTTGAAAG gcGAAACATTCATGGTGTATCTAAAGAAAAGATCAAAAGAATGTTGGAACGGTATGAACGCTGCCTTACTGTTAGTTCAATATTGGATTCTTCAGTCCCAGACAAATCAGAAGCTGCAGGCTGGAGTGAAGATCCTTGTCAGAAGGAAAGCCATAG AAAGAGAGAGGCATATTCTgatgtaaaggaagaaaaaccttTTGCTTCTGACGTGAAACCTCTTGAATTAGCTGAAGATGATAAAACTTTTCCCAATACTTCTCTACCATTAGAAAGTAACTGCGATCCtgaacattttcagaaagaggaaaaagaaatggaaaataactcAGTGGAACACAATTCCGAGAACAGCACTGTTCAAGATGACTTGGATGTTTATTTATCAGGTTGTGTAGAAAAAGAACTGCCcttggagaagaaagaagaaaatggagaaaaaacagaaaaaaatactgaaacagaaGTGGAAGAGGTTGCTGTGACCACGACTGAAGAAACTGTGTACTTGCATACAGGGGGAGTTGAGGAACACAGTGATAATGACATTCTCAAAGTTCAAACTGAAGTTGAACAATCTGGCGAAATATGTATGGAACCAAAATCAACACTGAGTAGTAACATAGTAGAACCAAGCAGTTCAGCTTTTGACGCACCAGGAAAACCAGAACCACTGAACTTTCTGGGTGACTGGCCTGTAGAACAAACAATGGGACAGCGAGTCAAAAGAAGTAGAAGACTAGAAAAATCTTCTCTGAAGAGCGATAAGGAAGTTAAAACTCCTGGTCAGCAGCACCCTGGGTTAGGTAAAGAGCAAGCGGGCCTGCCTGGGACCTGTAATGTTGAAAAAggacatgaggaagaaaatttAGCCTCTAGCTGTTCCTCTCTTAGTTCAGATAAAGTTACACCGGAATTGCAAATGATAGGACATTGGCCTGTCTCAGGCTCATTAGAGCAGAGACAGCAAAGGTCAAGGAGAATGAGAAAGGCAAGTCCAAATCCATCTGATGAAGGTAGAAATACCGAGAGTGACACTAATAGAAATGCTCTTGAGACCGTAGATGTGCTTCGTGGGACACCTGTGAACGCTGCAGAGCAACCAGATACAAAGAGTTTGCATACGCACCAACCTGAACCAGTAGCTAGCGAAACAGTaggtgagaaaaaaacccagcaaaataaGAGAATGAGGAAACATCACAAATTGGCCCTCACTTTTACAAACAACAATTTTCCCCATCCCAAAGAGGAGGAACATTTGCCTATGCTTAatgcagcagaagagaaatatgACGCGTGCTCATGTAGACAGAAAAGTAGCCATTCACAGACTGAATCACAGGACTTTGCTCTCTTGTGgagattagaaaagaaaatgctttttcccGAGACTGCCAAAGTGTTGCATGGCAGACTAGATGGCTTCAAACCCAAAGACGTAGACAATGCCTCAGATTCTCAGGAAAAAATACCCTATCGAGTTATGTATGATAAAAGTACGTTTGTGGAAGAAAGTGAACTTATCAATATTGATGAGTCTGAAAAGCTAAATATGCTGTGTAAGCTCTTTGAGTCTGTTTCATTTGAAGCTCTGAAAGATCTTTATGAAAGATGTAACAAAGACATAGACTGGGCCACAGGTCTGCTGTTAGACTCTGATGAAAAGTTATGCAAAGATGTTGATACTGAATCCTTTCAAGTAAGAGAAGCTGAGCCAGTTGTTGCAGACCTTGATTTCAAGGCAAGTATAAACTATAGTGAGAATCTCAAAGACTGCGAACAAATGCCACAAGTAACTGGGGCTTGTGATATCTCTGAGCCTTCAGAAGACAAGAACTCATCACTCAGTGTTGCAGAAAGTAGGGCTACCAAGGCAACTGTGACAGATGCTGATGTGTCTGACTCATTGACTGCTACCTCATTGAATGATTCAGCGGATTTGAAAAATTCTGGAGATGCAGCGCCTAGCAGTGATGCAGGTAGCATTGAGCCATCCATTTCAGGAAAGCAGAAGGTAGAGTCTGAGAGTCCTgttgaagaaaatataaataagccATCAGTTTCACAACTTGATGCAGGTTTATGTATACCCATGACTTTGCCTCATGGTCCTAACACAACATCTACCAATTTGGAAATTGAATTAAATAGCAAAAGTGACAGCAATCTTTCAGAAAGTAATGCAGAGAACTCCAAATTGACTACTTCATTACTGGAAATGGATCATGCACCTCTGATGGGTACTAGGAGCGATAAAGAACTGGAGACAGATAAAGAAACGCAGGGGAGTTCCAGGGAGATACGTGGTAAAGAAGAAATTGAAACTCTAAGCGGGGATGAAAATAAAGCCAAGATACAAAACCTTCTACCAGCATCAAGTGCAGCCTTCAATATAGATTGCCTAGAACTAACATTACCTCCTGAACTGGCACTCCAGTTGAAGGAAATATTTGGGCCTGTTGGCATTGATGCAG GATCACTAACTGTTGAGGACTGTGTGGTTCATATTGATCTGAATTTGGCAAGAGTGATtcatgaaaaatggaaagaatctATTCTG aagCGTCAGAGGAGAGATGAATCAT GTCCTACTGTGATTCAACAGATAGATACAGATGATTCAGAAATGCTGTTATCTCAGAACGCAGAcagcaaaatacagaagaaaaaaatgggctGGGTTTCAGGCTCATCTAATGACATACAGACTAAAAAACCAGCAACATCCgatgtttttccttttatggATCACTGGAACGCTCAGATTCAGAAAGTTTCTCTCagacaaataatttctgaagaaaTAGCTATGCAGGAGAAACAGGACCTG AATCGTGTTCCTTCTATGGCTAGAAAAGACTGTGCCGCTAAACTAAAGGAGAAGCAACTTTTTGAGATGTTTCCAACTATTAATCAAAATTTCTTAATGGATGTCTTCAGGGACAACAA CTACTCTTTAGAACAaactgaacagtttctgaactgTGTTCTGGAGGCAGATCCTGTAAAAACAGTTATAGCTCAAGAAAGTGTTcagcaaaatgaaactgtttcctCTTACAGTGCTGCAAAGAACCGGGAtaagaag gcaaaaaaaagtaaggaagatGATGATCCTCTGAGTGAAGTATTTCAAGAATTTGAGTATCCACAATATGATGATTTAAGAGCAGAAGCTTTTTGTCACCAGCAGAAGAGACAGGAATGTTTGAAAAAGGCTGGGGAGGCCTATCGCATGGGTATGAAGCCTGTGGCAGCATTTTATGCACATCAG GGTCGTCTTCATGAGCAAAAGATGAAAGAAGCCAaccatgctgctgctgtgcaaATCTTTGAGAAAGTAAATACTTCCTTGCTGCCTATGAACGTGTTGGATCTGCATGGTCTCCATGTGGATGAAGCTGTGAATCACTTGTCCAGAGTCCTGCAGGAAAAAAGTGAAG AGTACCAGCAGACTGGTGGTAAACCATACCTCTGTGTTATCACGGGAAGAGGAAGCCATAGTCAGGGAGGAGTTGCTCGCATCAGACCAGCAGCTATCAGATACCTCACAAGCCACAACTTCAG GTTCACAGAAGTAAAACCAGGCTGCCTGAGAGTCATGCTGAGTTGA